A window of Marispirochaeta aestuarii genomic DNA:
TCTGCAGGTATCTTCATGAAAACTATACAACCGTAATAATAACGAACGGGATCAGCAAGGTTCAGCGAAACAGGTTCGACAAGTCGCCGATCAGGGACTGCTTTGATTACCTGGTTATTTCTGAAGAAGCCGGCTGCAACAAACCTCATATCGGTATTTTCGAGTACGCCGAGCAGATAACAGGCTTCAGCGACAGGGAAAAAATGATCATTGTCGGAGATTCCCTGACCTCGGACATCGCAGGGGGAATCAATTACGGCATTGATACCTGTTGGCTGAATCTCCACGGAACAGACAATACAAAGGGGATTCAGCCTACCTACTCTGTTTCTAACCTGTTGGAATTAAGGAATATACTCTGAAAAGTATTGAGCCGACCGTTACTTCGGAATTCAGGCTTTACATTTGCCGCATCCTGGATTCTTGTGGTACATTGGTACTGTAAATTCTGTTGGGATATTTCAGGATGAACGACACACTATTAATTATATTATACTCGAGCGCCGCAGGACTGCCGATTTTTATCGGCGGACTGATATCCAGTTTGTTTCAGGCCCATAATACAGTACTCAAGGATGAGATCAATCA
This region includes:
- a CDS encoding YjjG family noncanonical pyrimidine nucleotidase; protein product: MKTYELVFIDADDTLFDYRKAEKEALSGAFQSHDISINDEIIKSYGSINKELWRKYEKNEITQEALRTERFRLLFNDLSLTIDHASFSEIYLDFLSNSAVLMENADTICRYLHENYTTVIITNGISKVQRNRFDKSPIRDCFDYLVISEEAGCNKPHIGIFEYAEQITGFSDREKMIIVGDSLTSDIAGGINYGIDTCWLNLHGTDNTKGIQPTYSVSNLLELRNIL